Proteins encoded within one genomic window of Xylophilus sp. GOD-11R:
- a CDS encoding FAD-binding oxidoreductase produces MHHCLLEIQTSAQPLPAEVDVAIVGGGAAGIAAAHALSLRGVSVAVFEKGRVAAEQSSRNWGWCRTLGRDARELPLARLSVDLWRNLQATTGVDVGFRETGVVFVTDQAGEMQTWQRWLDSALPQGVPARMLSAAEANATHAWQGRPWIGGIRTETDGYAEPSRAIPALASHLLQRGVRIYQHCAVEELLTEGGRVSGVRTEKGEVRARQVLVAGGAWSSLFCRKHGIALPILRVHSSASAAMGFDTGGAPPVRAPEFSMRPRDDGSVVMAKSGRGTMKLVPDTLRYGMKFKELYRARNAKVRVSFGREFFAQAWSEFRYFHLGASPFTRQRVLDPAPDMALVHAAYRDAARSIAGVSPASVRSAWGGVIDNTPDGVPVISPVARLPGLFLSTGFSGHGFSSSMGAGHCLAELMLDGRSSIDMTPFAYERLVDRAALKPSILY; encoded by the coding sequence ATGCACCATTGCCTTCTCGAAATCCAGACCTCGGCCCAGCCGCTGCCAGCGGAGGTCGACGTGGCCATCGTGGGCGGGGGCGCTGCCGGCATCGCAGCGGCGCATGCCTTGTCGCTACGTGGCGTGTCAGTGGCGGTTTTCGAAAAGGGGCGGGTGGCGGCTGAGCAAAGCAGCCGCAATTGGGGCTGGTGCCGCACCCTGGGCCGCGACGCACGCGAACTGCCGCTGGCCCGGCTGAGCGTGGACTTGTGGCGCAACTTGCAGGCCACGACCGGCGTCGACGTGGGGTTCCGCGAGACCGGCGTGGTGTTCGTGACCGATCAAGCCGGCGAGATGCAGACCTGGCAGCGCTGGCTCGACAGCGCGCTGCCGCAGGGCGTGCCGGCGCGCATGCTGTCGGCGGCCGAAGCCAACGCCACCCACGCCTGGCAGGGCCGACCGTGGATCGGTGGCATCCGCACCGAAACCGACGGTTATGCCGAACCCTCGCGCGCCATTCCCGCACTGGCCAGCCACTTGTTGCAGCGCGGCGTGCGCATCTATCAACACTGCGCGGTGGAGGAGCTGCTGACCGAAGGTGGCCGGGTCAGCGGCGTGCGCACCGAAAAAGGCGAGGTACGCGCCCGCCAGGTGCTGGTGGCCGGTGGCGCATGGTCGTCGCTGTTCTGCCGCAAGCACGGTATCGCGCTGCCGATATTGCGGGTGCATTCGTCAGCCTCGGCGGCAATGGGTTTCGACACCGGCGGTGCACCGCCCGTGCGCGCGCCGGAGTTCTCGATGCGCCCGCGCGACGACGGCAGCGTGGTCATGGCCAAGAGCGGGCGCGGCACCATGAAGCTGGTGCCCGATACCCTGCGCTACGGCATGAAGTTCAAGGAGCTCTACCGCGCCCGCAATGCCAAGGTGCGGGTGTCTTTCGGCCGGGAGTTCTTCGCGCAGGCCTGGAGCGAGTTCCGCTATTTCCATCTAGGGGCGTCGCCGTTCACCCGTCAGCGGGTGCTGGATCCGGCGCCCGACATGGCCCTGGTGCACGCCGCTTATCGCGATGCGGCGCGCAGCATCGCGGGCGTGTCACCGGCGTCGGTGCGCTCCGCCTGGGGCGGTGTGATCGACAACACACCCGACGGCGTACCGGTGATCTCCCCGGTGGCGCGGTTGCCGGGCCTGTTCCTGAGCACCGGTTTCAGCGGGCACGGTTTCAGCTCGTCAATGGGCGCTGGCCATTGCCTGGCCGAGTTGATGCTCGACGGACGTTCGTCGATCGACATGACGCCTTTCGCCT